TCTTTCGGACGTTTTTTGCCTACTCTGCCCCAACCGCCCTCTCTGACCACACGCGCGCCTTTGTCTCGACGCTCTCTCGCCTGCTGCCTGACCTGGCGCTGCTCTTCCCCAACCTGGCAACCTCCTTTCCCGCACCATTGGGTGATCCAGCAGAGGAGCAGCGACGGCTCTTCGCGTCCATGACGCATTTCCTGACGGAGCAAGCGACACACCAGCCGGTGTTCCTGGTGGTGGAAGATGTGCATTGGAGTGATGACCTCAGCCTGGAGTTTTTGCTGCACCTGGCCCGCCGCGCTCGACACCTCCCGCTGCTCTTACTCGTCACCTATCGCAGTGAGGCGCCTCATCCCGGGCTGCGGCACTGGCTGACCCAGCTTGATCGTGAACGGTTGACGCAGGAATTTCCCCTGAGGCCGCTCTCCCGCAGCGAGGTTGATGACATGGTGCGTGCTATCCTGGCAGGGGAATACCCAGTCGATGCCGACCTCCTGGACACGCTCTTTACCCTCTCCGAGGGTAATCCCTTTTTCGTGGAGGAGCTGCTCAAATCGCTCATTGCCACTGGAGAACTTCAGTCTGTGGAGGGAAGGTGGGTCCGTCGGGTAGAGAAACGCGAGGCTTTTGGGGGCGCTTTCATCCCACGCAGTGTACAGGAGACGGTCCACCAACGGACGGAACAGTTGAGTGCTGGAGCAAAGCAGGTCTTGACGCTGGCAGCCGTCGCCGGACGGCGCTTCGACTTTCCTGTGCTGCAACAGGCGCTGCACGGTGATGAGAACCACCTGCTGGCGCTGATGAAGGAGACGATGGCGGCCCAACTTGTCGTGGAGGAGTCAGCAGACCAGTTTGCCTTTCGACACGCGCTGATTCGAGAAGCGATCTACAGCGCGCTGCTGGTGCGCGAGCGTCAGGCGCTGCATCGAACCCTGGCCGACATACTGGAACAGCTTTCCACTTCGCCCGCCCTGCGCGAGCGCTACCTGGGAGACCTGGCGGCGCATTGCTATGAGGCCGGGATGTGGGAGCAGGCGCTGACCTACACGCAAGAGATGGGAGATCAGGTCTTGACGCTGCACGCGCCGCGCGCGGCCATCCACTACCTGACGCGCGCGGTAGAGGCTGCCCAGCATATGCCTGGCGCCCCACCAGGCAAGGTATATCTTGCACGAGGACAGGCGTATGCGGTCCTTGGAGAATTTGCCCGCGCCGAGAGCGATTACGAGCGTGCCTTAGCTATCGCCCAGACGACTTCGGAGAGCCTGCTGGAATGGCGGTGTCTGCTGGCGCTCGGCGTGTTGTGGACCGAGCGTGATTACGCCCAGGCGGGAGCCTGGTTCCGTCAAGCGCTTGACCAGGCTGAACGGCTGGCTGACCCCACCCTCCAGGCGCGTAGCCTCAATCGCTTGGGCAATTGGCTTGTGAATACCGGACACCTTGAGGAAGGGGTACACACGCATCACGCCGCACTCAAGCTGTTTGAGGACCAGCACGATACCCAGGGGATGGCGGAAACGCTTGACCTGCTCGGCACAGCCTACGGGATGTGTGGGGAACGGGTCAAAGCGGTGGAGCAGCTTAGGCAGGCAGTTGCCCTGTTCCGTCATCTGGATGACACGCCCAGCCTGATGTCAAGCCTTGCTATGCGCGCGGTCCAGTCCATGCCGGGGTCCAGCGAAACGTCGTTTAGCCCCCTGAGGACACGGGATGCGTGTGTGCACGATGCCTCCGAGGCGCTGCGCCTGGCTCGCCAGATCGAGTCGCTCTCCGGGCAAGCCTTCGCGGGGAATGCCCTGGCGCATACCTTGCTCGCTTTTGGGGAGTTTGGCCCGGCGCTGGCCCACGCACACGAGGCCCGCCGCATCGCCAAGGAGATAGAGCATCAGCAGTGGACGGTTGCCACCACCTACGCTCTGGGGCACGCCTATGTGCTGCTGCTCGCGCCTGCTCTGGCGCTGCCCAGACTGGAAGCGGCGATGGCGCTGGCACAGCAGTTTGGTTCCGCCTTTTGGACAGGCAGCATTGCAGCACTCCAGGGACGT
This genomic stretch from Ktedonobacterales bacterium harbors:
- a CDS encoding AAA family ATPase, whose translation is MTRAFPRTVVCPLFIGRQRDLSALQGLVERKRSGKGQAILISGEAGIGKSRLVAEAKNYAAHQGFLLLEGHCFQGDSAAPYAPLLDLFRTFFAYSAPTALSDHTRAFVSTLSRLLPDLALLFPNLATSFPAPLGDPAEEQRRLFASMTHFLTEQATHQPVFLVVEDVHWSDDLSLEFLLHLARRARHLPLLLLVTYRSEAPHPGLRHWLTQLDRERLTQEFPLRPLSRSEVDDMVRAILAGEYPVDADLLDTLFTLSEGNPFFVEELLKSLIATGELQSVEGRWVRRVEKREAFGGAFIPRSVQETVHQRTEQLSAGAKQVLTLAAVAGRRFDFPVLQQALHGDENHLLALMKETMAAQLVVEESADQFAFRHALIREAIYSALLVRERQALHRTLADILEQLSTSPALRERYLGDLAAHCYEAGMWEQALTYTQEMGDQVLTLHAPRAAIHYLTRAVEAAQHMPGAPPGKVYLARGQAYAVLGEFARAESDYERALAIAQTTSESLLEWRCLLALGVLWTERDYAQAGAWFRQALDQAERLADPTLQARSLNRLGNWLVNTGHLEEGVHTHHAALKLFEDQHDTQGMAETLDLLGTAYGMCGERVKAVEQLRQAVALFRHLDDTPSLMSSLAMRAVQSMPGSSETSFSPLRTRDACVHDASEALRLARQIESLSGQAFAGNALAHTLLAFGEFGPALAHAHEARRIAKEIEHQQWTVATTYALGHAYVLLLAPALALPRLEAAMALAQQFGSAFWTGSIAALQGRAHLLNHDLPAAQAALQAVIPPDQPPHTMAERQMTLVWGELLLAQGQPGPALSIAEHLLASISGKAPDESAQPIPHLLKLQGEALLGLARVEEAAAVLEKARRGAVERNARPVLWTIHRALGHAYYRLRRAEQARQEYAAGRHLVEELATTIDEPALRDHFEHAALGAFPPEKPLPPRVAARLAFGGLTAREREVAALIAQGKTSREIAELLVLSERTAEGHVNNILGKLGFTSRAQIAAWVVERGLANH